Proteins encoded within one genomic window of Verrucomicrobiota bacterium:
- a CDS encoding type II secretion system protein — MLRRERKKCFGDRDLESYPEITLLSIALRCELGARPFAFPRAEAAKDAERTLWEKFSAERGGVLICPWSTIRLLPFTVRKTCQSRYNTNPRVTRTIDKPGHHPPGFTLIELLVVIAIIAVLSSMLLPALGRSKVKAQQIACLNNYRQLQLCWLMYVDDHQDHLPPNATSSSGGREGWVATGQTWITGNAFTDPSALNIERGVLYPYHRSAKVYKCPSDRSTVRDEGRIPRVRSVSMSNYMNDNPDPQDTSCWHKLSEIRQPGPAKACVFIDEHEGSIENARFVITQPGTWNWVDHPALRHGNAGVLSFADGHAELWKWLETTTHSAARVEGWVQGIRGVRNTDRDLRRIQATVPMIPIR; from the coding sequence ATGCTTCGCAGGGAGAGGAAGAAGTGCTTTGGCGACAGAGATCTCGAATCCTATCCCGAGATCACGCTGCTTTCCATTGCGCTTCGTTGCGAGTTGGGTGCGAGGCCTTTTGCTTTTCCTCGCGCAGAGGCCGCGAAGGACGCAGAGAGAACGTTGTGGGAAAAGTTCTCTGCGGAGAGGGGCGGAGTCTTGATTTGCCCCTGGAGCACTATCAGGCTATTGCCTTTCACGGTTCGGAAAACATGTCAAAGCAGGTATAACACCAATCCTCGTGTGACCCGAACAATCGACAAGCCGGGGCATCATCCGCCTGGATTCACCCTCATCGAATTGCTCGTGGTCATCGCGATCATCGCGGTCCTGTCGTCCATGCTCCTGCCCGCCCTTGGACGCTCGAAGGTCAAGGCACAACAGATCGCTTGTCTGAACAATTACCGGCAACTGCAGTTGTGCTGGCTCATGTACGTGGATGATCATCAGGATCACCTGCCACCCAACGCCACGTCGAGCAGCGGGGGCCGCGAAGGCTGGGTGGCCACGGGCCAAACCTGGATCACCGGCAACGCGTTTACCGACCCCAGCGCGCTCAACATCGAACGCGGGGTGCTGTATCCCTACCATCGCTCAGCCAAAGTTTACAAATGCCCCTCCGATCGCTCCACGGTCCGAGACGAAGGCAGGATCCCGCGCGTGCGCAGTGTGTCCATGAGCAACTACATGAACGACAACCCCGATCCGCAAGACACATCCTGCTGGCATAAGCTTTCGGAAATCCGCCAACCCGGCCCCGCCAAGGCTTGCGTCTTCATCGACGAACATGAGGGCAGCATCGAGAACGCCCGCTTCGTCATCACGCAACCGGGCACTTGGAATTGGGTGGACCATCCAGCGCTGCGCCATGGCAACGCGGGTGTGTTGAGTTTTGCGGACGGCCACGCCGAACTCTGGAAATGGCTCGAAACCACCACCCACTCCGCAGCCCGGGTCGAGGGCTGGGTGCAAGGCATTCGAGGCGTGCGAAACACGGATCGTGATCTGCGCCGCATCCAGGCGACCGTGCCCATG